In Osmia lignaria lignaria isolate PbOS001 chromosome 13, iyOsmLign1, whole genome shotgun sequence, the DNA window CAAATGATGCCTTTTGGATTTCCACCAATGCCATCATTTAATATGGGCAATTTGTTTACAAACTTTGTATGTAAATTTGTTATAGAAAACATTTGGAGTATAGAGTAGAACtggaaataattaattctattatCTGAACTATATTTCAGGATAATATGGCATCGGGTGCAAATTGTCATTCTTACACTTCTAGATCTGTAATGACTATGGCTAGTGGTCCTGATGGTCTCCCACAGGTTTACCAAGCAACCATGTCTACAACAACTGCACCTGGTGGCGTAAAAGAAACAAAGCAAACAGTTTGTGATTCCCGTACTGGAGTGAAAAAAATGGCTATTGGTCATCACATTGGAGAAAGAGCACACATTTTGGAAAGAGAGCAAAATGTTCACAGTGGTGAacaagaagaacatcaagaattTATTAATCTTGATGAAGGTAACTAGTTTTATACATATGTTGTTACTTTTTTGTACATACGAAATGAAATAATGTATAAATTCTGTTTTGTAGAAGAGGCAGAGAGTTTCAATAACGAATGGGAAACACGTACGCGCCGGACTGTTGGCGCTATAGGAAATTCTCATTATGGTAATCATCATGGTTCTAGAAACCGGCCTGATCATAGACAACTGGCTTTACCTGATGCATCAGGAAGGTTAGTTtcataaatttatcaaatatatAGTATATAGAATCTTGAGAAAAACAGTATTTTCCAAAGATGGGATAATCCTTAAACATGTGCGTAGTAGTTAATTTAAcgaaatttcaacatttttttactatattttttcttataaCTACATGCATGTAATAGGGTATGTAGTaactgtatatacatataacatgAAACGTGAAAATACGTTGCATATAATTGATGAAATGATATTATATATGCATGTAGAGTAGTATCGAAAGTATAGCAGTATTactgataaatttcaatttatgcaGTGTGCATAAAAAATCCAGAAGACGAACCGGtaaaaaaaagtgaagggcAACATTGGATCGCATCATCGTATATCACTTCTATCTCAGTCTATGCATTCCCGATCAAAATTTTGTATCaagcattaaaataaaaaacaagcaggcttcagttttaatttcttcttttcagtTGCAATGTTGCATGATCTAGGTATATGTGCATTGCATTGTAGTATTTATAGTATTTTTGTGATATATTAATACTTTCCATTTTTTGGTTCACTTATCTTACAACATTCAAACAGAACTATCATGTTTCTGTCGTATAATTTATGTACTATTATTTATTAACTCGTGTGAGTCAGTACAAGAAGGATAATTATTTGTGACATATTTTGCAACTTTAAATCTAAGTAATAGTATTTTATAGTAATGTAAAATCGTCAAAAttataagtaaaataaataaagcaaATATGTCATTGAATTACATAATACTGCTCttgatgtttttttttattggaaacAATTTTGGTTTCGTCtctgtgttttatttttctttgtatatgTTGTTGATTCGCTTATTATGTGCTTCCATAGTCGATATTCTAATTCTTCGAGACGGACACCTTCTCTTAGACGTAGTTTAAAATCGCCTACGTCTAGAACATATAGCCCAACTCATACTTTAAGGTAAGTTTCTTATTTCTTTGTACTTTCATTTTCTGCTCATCTTTTTAAAACATGTCCATGTGTttatataatgaaattaatgataaatgaatgaaaatataCATCATAAATGGAATCTTATATCCATAAAATAACATTCTGTAACATATTGTATAATTACTACATTGTAGTATGATAACTTATGGTATTTAGAAATAATTGCAGTGTGGATTTCTTGCATGCAACTGTTTGTTTATCTATTGATTAGTTTTGAAGGTGGTAAtaggtgtatttattaatttttcttattatttttcaacataaaataactttgttaattttaattaaaaaaattcacctATTGTTGTGATATactgttgttattattaattctCATTTTATAtctgtatacatatacagtaaagtattatttaattactgttttacactttttttttcgtttttattatcTGTAATACAACAAAAAcgttggtatgaaatgtaccaTATATTGTGTATTGCAGGTACAGCcgcaaatattaataaaataaaaacatagtACACAGCGGTGACACTTATGCAACGTAAGTACGTTGctctatattttaaattaatgtttaatattcttacagttttattgtaattttctgGATATGTTTCCaatattattaatgatttttaacCCAGCAGCACACGCATTGGGGTAAAAAATTACCTCAGAACCATTTATAATACTGTCACATAAATACGGATAGTCACAGGCTTTTCCTTTTCTCCCTGCGTGTGCTACCGGCTTAACTAAAATGAGACCTGAAGTTTTTTACACATGGACTAATTACATCATAATTCATTCGAAACTCGATCTTTAAGTTAATAAGATGaactatatttcaatattttcgtgTTTACAGTTCAAATTCAGCCGATGAAATAGAATCTGCTAGTATTAAATCTACACCAGCAGCCTCTGCAAGTGTAGTAGGAAACCGAAAACGTAAACATACACCAAGTACCAAAGATTGCAAAAAAAGTCACATTGTGTCGGATAGTaatgtttagaatttctattaaatttcttttatctaTGTTTTAACTTTACTGCAGAACTTCGGTGAAGTTAATCTCGTATGATACGGTTTCATGTAATTTCTGTAGTGATTACCAATAATAGAGGGACTACTGATTTGCTCTGATGAATCTAGAAAGAGAAACAATAGGTCCTGTATATtctgtaaattaaaataaactgaacgaatttttttaatttttaacttccttctaagaaaagaaagtatttttatttaggaTATGAAAAATAAACTTACCGAAGTTTTACTGCAGTTATTTTCCATTTTACATATAAACTATTTCTTAGAATCTCTGTGAATGAATAAAATATGTGTAGAGTCTACAAAGttatatatcgaaatatttgaaaagtatGAGTGTAAGAATATTATGGAGTATTTAACTGTTTTGGATGTCTCTACAGTTACATTAtcactataaaaattaatttgttgttGAAAATTACTGTTGAGGTATTATCTTTTGGTTTTCtaaatcgtgaatgatcaaTTTTCAGATcttgtttaaaaaatgtatttatgaatttataaatatattttagagTGCATCCAATAATGATATAAAAACAAAGTATTTTAAAGTAGTGTATTTATCAATAAACGTACAATTTAATGTAATAAGTTTTTTTCATTatgctttatttaaataaagtcaCAGATTTAGTATAATTGAAACCCCGTTAtgctaaaaaaaaatagaagagagCAAATTATCCCTAATACCACTACTTTCGTGTGTTTTTATATAAGCAAtaaactaatttaattttatttaatatcccTGCAATGAAAACATTATCAAGTTTACAGTAAAGTTCAAAatcatataaaatgaaatatttcgtaTTAAATGGTAATAAACTGGACTGATGTCTTAAAAAAATTATCtcaaaaaattgtttaagtaccttgttaatattttcattcaacCACGTCACAACAGTGCGTAAAATacgtatatatttttattcaatttcattaaaaaatatcatgccccctatatatcgtaacaagaataaaagtaatttttataacatatagCAAAGCATTAATATGAAaatcaaaaaaagaaagaaaaagtaagaGGAAAGCTGGCAAAAAAAGTGATATATATGTTCCTTGCACCATGTAGGGCGAATTGATGTTTGTTAATTGTCTTCTGCTAAGGTGTTGATCCTTGAATTAATAGCCAGGAGTTGTGCCACGAAGGCTGAATCGCTCATAACTGTAGCAAGAGCAGAAAGTAAATCTTCTACTGTATCTTGTGACAAGTCTAACTGCCGAGCACATTCTGCGATGATTTCTTTTTCCTCGGTATCGGGATTAATctgtaaatatatttgtttaattagttCACGCTAAGTACCGAACATTATTTGATGCTGTATAATCGAATGGAACCGAACCTTCGGTGAACCGCAAAATTTGTTGAACGCCATTTTGATTCTTTTCTTGCCGTTGCTAGTTTGGTAAAAAACTGTAAAAGTTTGTGCATTATTCATGTCTAGCACAACAGGAAAATATATACCAGCTGTAACATGACCTTTAGTATCTCGCGCAAGGAGACTCCTGAAGTTGTAAACTAAATTTCTACGTTCCGTAACATCGATGGCAGTTAAATATGGCCTTGCCACGTATATAAGAGCAACTTGTGTTCTCTCCAAGGTGTCAGATCGAGTTTTCCTTTCATGCCATTCGACATAATCGGGGTCATTAGCGCATAGAAAGTAATTGTACTCTTTTTTACAATCCGGCTCGTCAGACTGAATAAACCAGCCTGTATGTGGATACAATTTATCTTCCATCACAGTAATTACTCGAGCTACATGATATCCGGGATCGAGAAGCATAACTCCTCGGCGCCcgctaatattaattttcaggcACACAAGTACATGTTCCTTTTCTCCACTGTCTGCAGCGGGTGGTCCACCGACGTAATTAGCAACATTATCTATCGTCTGTTAAATATCACACGTTACTATACGATTCTTAATAACATAGGAAATAAGTGATAATAAATGATAAACAAACCTCCTCGCAGGACACTAAGTAGAGGCCACTTGCTATGTCAGGAAATCGTTTGTTTAAACCCTTTAACCGATGTAGTAACTCAAACCCCAAACCTACGCAAGTATGATGTTCACGTGTTATAAGTGGTTGATATTTGTGATAAAATCTCTCCAGTACGCTTTCACCGCTGGCAGCGTAATCCTTATAGAATCTGttgtttataaaatagaattttaatagatGCCGCGGTATTCGGATAAAACATAGAAAAATATGCTATACTACTTACTTAAGGAAATTGCCAACGGTGTCATAACGGTGCTCGCGCAGTAAGTGCTGCGTTTCCAATTCAACGCTGCCTGCTAATTCCTCATACTCTTCGACCGTTGAGACGGTCAGGGCTGGAGCTTCGTAATGGGCCCATACCGGCAGGGGTAGCGGCACACCCCTGATCCAGGGCCCGCGTGCCTGCCCCTGTGGCTGGCACCATATTTCTGCCGTCTCGAGTCAACTCGGCCATTCGCTTCCCCAGCGGCCAACTGTTGGCACGAAGCCATGCTCATCCCTGCAGCTGCTTATTGGCTCCACAGGGCTCTCTCCGTGTTTTATACTCTTCTCTCGCTCTAtaaataagattttttatttcaacttatTTGTAATGATCGTTATAATATTCTAATTGATCGAGCTGTAAGATAACTTGGCTGAAAATAgcacatttatttttttacttcaaCTAATATAACCcacgttttattttaaataattattaattctattgttaaatatatttactGTAAGTCCACTGCTATTTAAGAACACGAATTAACACACTTCCGTATGAAAAAATTCGTGAAATAAATGTAGAAAAGAGGATCGGATTTGTCGTTGGCTTGGTATCCAACATGGCGACAGTATGTGCACAGTGAATCAATACACGACCAAATAGATATGTAACGTGCCACGTGTCTAGTACGACCTTCATCACATAATGCTACTATTCCTACTAATCCATTATCATTTTCTAGgtattctttttataaaataatttacattacCGATGTTGATCTTTCATTCCGGAAAGAAGTCATTATATCTTTACTGTTTAATATCTTTCAACCTTATTCAAAACAAATTAGTTGCTACATCGAAAATAATTACGTAAGAATAAAGGAAggcttatttatttaatgctttCATGGAAtcgatatatcgtaacaatTTCAGAATAAAAAGATTTCAGAACTGAGTTTACATCTAGCAACAATACTGATGACAGTGGAAACATTTATGTTTACATTCTGCTTGGCAGATCTTATATGAGTATACACTGTTTAATTTCTGAATtatattatgtatgtacatcaTTATAATTCTGTATTTACCATTTGTTGCGTCACTAGACGTACTGACTCAATGCAAAAATATGCAATGCTTGAAGTGAAAGGCATTTCCCTTCTTGAACTAGGGCACACAAGATGTTTGAAGTACACATATGGAAATTAGTGGAATAGATTAATAAGTTCTTGCTGAAATCTTGTTTACAGGGTACGACAcgtgataaaaaaatttaagtaaaatatttaactTACCCATACAATGAGCGCACCAACAAACAAAAACTTTCCCTGCTCCGAAGCTTGGCACAGTTCACACGTCCGAAGCCCAATCAGAACTAAGTGGTGGAATGTGAGCGGAAACTTATATACCTTCGGAACCCATCCCTCCACCCCCCGCTAAACCATTGATAGTTCACCACGTGACCGCTACTCATGTAATGTTTAAAAGACGCAATTGCGTGATACCatgattttttataaatagaCTAAGAAAGTTTCTTTTCCTCGTCTTACATTAAATACAATATGATATTACATCCTTTCTCGTATTACATCCGGTTATACTTCACGTATCAGATAAGTGCGTTTTCAT includes these proteins:
- the Mlf gene encoding myeloid leukemia factor isoform X4; this translates as MSLFGSLMGDLDDDPIFGSHMQSMRHMNDMMYSLFNDPFGMMGHPCHNAITDGNHRSRSRQNELQMMPFGFPPMPSFNMGNLFTNFDNMASGANCHSYTSRSVMTMASGPDGLPQVYQATMSTTTAPGGVKETKQTVCDSRTGVKKMAIGHHIGERAHILEREQNVHSGEQEEHQEFINLDEEEAESFNNEWETRTRRTVGAIGNSHYGNHHGSRNRPDHRQLALPDASGRYSRKY
- the Mlf gene encoding myeloid leukemia factor isoform X2, whose protein sequence is MSLFGSLMGDLDDDPIFGSHMQSMRHMNDMMYSLFNDPFGMMGHPCHNAITDGNHRSRSRQNELQMMPFGFPPMPSFNMGNLFTNFDNMASGANCHSYTSRSVMTMASGPDGLPQVYQATMSTTTAPGGVKETKQTVCDSRTGVKKMAIGHHIGERAHILEREQNVHSGEQEEHQEFINLDEEEAESFNNEWETRTRRTVGAIGNSHYGNHHGSRNRPDHRQLALPDASGSSNSADEIESASIKSTPAASASVVGNRKRKHTPSTKDCKKSHIVSDSNV
- the Mlf gene encoding myeloid leukemia factor isoform X3, with protein sequence MSLFGSLMGDLDDDPIFGSHMQSMRHMNDMMYSLFNDPFGMMGHPCHNAITDGNHRSRSRQNELQMMPFGFPPMPSFNMGNLFTNFDNMASGANCHSYTSRSVMTMASGPDGLPQVYQATMSTTTAPGGVKETKQTVCDSRTGVKKMAIGHHIGERAHILEREQNVHSGEQEEHQEFINLDEEEAESFNNEWETRTRRTVGAIGNSHYGNHHGSRNRPDHRQLALPDASGSRYSNSSRRTPSLRRSLKSPTSRTYSPTHTLRYSRKY
- the Mlf gene encoding myeloid leukemia factor isoform X1, with amino-acid sequence MSLFGSLMGDLDDDPIFGSHMQSMRHMNDMMYSLFNDPFGMMGHPCHNAITDGNHRSRSRQNELQMMPFGFPPMPSFNMGNLFTNFDNMASGANCHSYTSRSVMTMASGPDGLPQVYQATMSTTTAPGGVKETKQTVCDSRTGVKKMAIGHHIGERAHILEREQNVHSGEQEEHQEFINLDEEEAESFNNEWETRTRRTVGAIGNSHYGNHHGSRNRPDHRQLALPDASGSRYSNSSRRTPSLRRSLKSPTSRTYSPTHTLSSNSADEIESASIKSTPAASASVVGNRKRKHTPSTKDCKKSHIVSDSNV
- the LOC117602423 gene encoding uncharacterized protein LOC117602423 — its product is LETAEIWCQPQGQARGPWIRGVPLPLPVWAHYEAPALTVSTVEEYEELAGSVELETQHLLREHRYDTVGNFLKFYKDYAASGESVLERFYHKYQPLITREHHTCVGLGFELLHRLKGLNKRFPDIASGLYLVSCEETIDNVANYVGGPPAADSGEKEHVLVCLKINISGRRGVMLLDPGYHVARVITVMEDKLYPHTGWFIQSDEPDCKKEYNYFLCANDPDYVEWHERKTRSDTLERTQVALIYVARPYLTAIDVTERRNLVYNFRSLLARDTKGHVTAGIYFPVVLDMNNAQTFTVFYQTSNGKKRIKMAFNKFCGSPKINPDTEEKEIIAECARQLDLSQDTVEDLLSALATVMSDSAFVAQLLAINSRINTLAEDN